The following coding sequences are from one Treponema parvum window:
- a CDS encoding carbohydrate ABC transporter permease, whose translation MSVSVVNSMGKVVSFCGLKNFINLFSAGAFWNSLFLTIRFTVMIVPAQIITGVFLGLLATDPKRKTDMVRTIFAFPMAVSSACASIIWLLLFNPTTGLVNWVLGKSIDWLANGNLALLMVTVATWWLTMGMNFIYAYSGLQAIPASLYEYSCVEGANYFQTLWYITLPSMSPTLFFLLIVNTIGAFQTFTQVKLMTLGGPANKTSVLSYSIYKEAFLNNRWGYASAQSIVFLIILLIISIIQFRTEKKGVFYQ comes from the coding sequence ATGAGCGTTTCTGTTGTAAATTCTATGGGAAAGGTTGTGTCGTTCTGCGGATTAAAGAATTTCATAAATTTATTTTCCGCAGGTGCGTTTTGGAACAGCCTTTTTTTAACAATAAGATTTACTGTGATGATTGTTCCTGCACAGATAATTACGGGAGTATTTTTAGGCTTACTGGCAACAGACCCCAAAAGAAAAACCGATATGGTACGCACCATATTCGCTTTCCCGATGGCGGTTTCATCCGCCTGCGCATCGATTATTTGGTTATTGCTCTTTAATCCTACCACAGGGCTGGTCAATTGGGTTTTGGGAAAAAGCATAGATTGGCTCGCTAACGGAAACTTAGCATTGCTTATGGTAACAGTTGCGACTTGGTGGCTGACAATGGGAATGAATTTCATTTACGCTTATTCAGGTCTTCAAGCTATTCCAGCCAGCCTATATGAATATTCATGCGTCGAAGGCGCAAATTACTTTCAGACCCTTTGGTATATCACATTGCCCAGTATGTCCCCTACGTTGTTTTTCTTGTTAATAGTTAACACGATCGGAGCCTTCCAAACATTTACACAGGTAAAACTGATGACACTGGGCGGCCCTGCAAACAAAACCTCCGTCTTGTCGTATTCTATCTACAAAGAAGCATTTTTAAACAACCGCTGGGGATATGCTTCGGCACAATCCATTGTTTTTCTGATTATTCTATTAATAATTTCCATTATTCAATTTCGTACAGAGAAAAAAGGAGTGTTTTACCAATGA
- a CDS encoding ATP-binding protein has product MIIRENWLKKIRPFYENELVKALIGIRRCGKSVILRQIVNEIDADEAHKIFINFEDLQFNALKDELDLYKYVKNLINDDQKYYLFFDEIQNVANFEKAINSFRLLNTSIFITGSNTKLLSGELATLLSGRYVSFKILPFSFAEALEIQGIHEANDEALMDYIRWGGMPQRFSIKNDEDIRVFLSDLYDSIVLKDVVSRYKIQNVALLNKIIDYLSINMSQIFSGTSIVNFLKAEKRDCSKESLYNYLSFITNSCIVNKVSRYDIHGKRILSTFEKYYLADVSLARIHSTKIDVGASLENIVYNELLNRGYEVHVGILKNTEIDFIAQKGNEKKYFQVCYLLANDKTIEREFGAYDSVKDNYPKYVLSLDKFDFSQNGIIHKNLIKWLSENSENSKTGGF; this is encoded by the coding sequence ATGATAATAAGGGAAAATTGGTTAAAAAAAATAAGACCTTTTTATGAAAATGAACTCGTCAAAGCGCTTATCGGTATTCGCCGATGCGGTAAATCTGTAATCCTAAGGCAGATCGTAAACGAAATTGATGCCGACGAGGCTCATAAAATTTTTATCAACTTTGAAGATTTACAATTTAATGCGTTAAAAGATGAACTGGATCTTTATAAATACGTAAAAAATCTTATTAATGATGATCAAAAATATTATTTGTTTTTTGATGAGATACAGAATGTCGCAAATTTTGAAAAAGCGATTAACTCTTTCAGGCTTCTAAATACAAGTATTTTTATCACCGGCTCTAACACAAAACTTTTATCAGGAGAACTGGCGACATTGCTTTCCGGTCGCTATGTTTCTTTTAAAATTCTTCCATTCAGTTTTGCCGAAGCGCTTGAAATTCAAGGAATTCACGAAGCAAATGACGAAGCGCTTATGGACTATATTCGTTGGGGAGGAATGCCGCAGCGTTTTTCAATAAAGAATGACGAGGATATAAGAGTTTTTCTTTCCGATTTGTATGATTCCATTGTATTAAAAGATGTAGTTTCCCGTTATAAAATCCAAAACGTAGCCTTGTTGAATAAGATCATCGATTATCTTTCCATAAATATGTCTCAGATTTTTTCGGGAACATCAATTGTGAATTTTCTTAAAGCAGAAAAAAGAGATTGCTCTAAAGAATCGCTGTATAATTATCTTTCGTTCATTACCAATTCGTGTATTGTGAATAAAGTTTCACGCTATGATATTCATGGCAAAAGGATTTTATCCACTTTTGAAAAATATTATCTCGCAGATGTCAGCTTAGCCAGAATTCATTCCACTAAAATAGATGTCGGCGCCAGCTTAGAAAACATAGTTTATAACGAACTGTTAAATCGCGGGTATGAAGTTCATGTCGGCATTCTAAAAAATACTGAAATTGATTTTATAGCACAAAAAGGGAATGAAAAAAAATATTTCCAAGTTTGTTACCTGCTTGCCAACGATAAAACAATCGAACGCGAATTCGGAGCTTACGACAGTGTTAAGGATAATTATCCAAAATATGTTCTGTCGCTGGATAAGTTCGATTTTTCGCAAAACGGAATTATCCATAAAAATTTGATTAAGTGGCTTTCTGAAAACAGCGAGAACTCAAAAACCGGCGGCTTTTAA
- a CDS encoding FadR/GntR family transcriptional regulator, with protein sequence MRQSSVKIHPIEKNLLPDKVEDEILTYIVKNHLKAGDKIPSERELSVKLKVGRNSVRNAFLSLENKNIIDRHIGKGSFLKTIHFENTKANVDVRLFEVNFTDILEIKTDLEKLAIKKAVDNGSDEMFNELIQKAKYMSALAEKGEYSIEADRDFHSKLYDCAGSKTLKQLLLNLIDALDYYQCIYANPHAQWILTVPYHLDIACACKERNLVLALAAHAYIYNCDLKVLSSKVKDKAVIQK encoded by the coding sequence GTGCGGCAATCATCGGTTAAAATCCACCCTATTGAGAAAAATTTACTGCCCGATAAGGTTGAAGACGAAATTTTAACTTATATTGTAAAAAATCATTTAAAAGCCGGAGATAAAATTCCGTCCGAGCGTGAACTTTCAGTAAAACTTAAAGTAGGACGAAATTCCGTTCGCAATGCGTTTTTATCTTTGGAAAATAAAAATATAATCGATCGCCATATCGGAAAAGGTTCGTTTTTAAAAACAATACATTTTGAAAACACCAAAGCGAATGTTGACGTGCGTCTTTTTGAAGTTAATTTTACCGACATACTTGAAATTAAAACGGATTTGGAAAAACTGGCAATAAAAAAAGCCGTCGACAACGGCAGCGACGAAATGTTTAACGAGTTGATACAAAAAGCAAAGTATATGTCGGCCTTGGCTGAAAAGGGCGAATATTCAATAGAGGCGGATAGAGATTTTCATTCAAAATTATACGATTGCGCGGGTTCAAAAACATTAAAACAGCTATTGTTAAATCTCATAGACGCTTTGGATTACTATCAATGCATATATGCAAACCCGCATGCCCAGTGGATACTGACGGTTCCGTATCATCTTGATATTGCGTGTGCTTGTAAGGAAAGAAACCTTGTACTTGCGCTCGCAGCTCATGCGTATATTTATAATTGTGATTTAAAAGTGCTCAGTTCCAAAGTAAAGGATAAGGCTGTGATACAAAAATAG
- a CDS encoding ABC transporter substrate-binding protein, whose amino-acid sequence MKKRLLSVLCLTLVLGMAFAAGGKETGKTELTLWHSFSGNAAKALQMIVDQFNTSQDRIHVDAQYQGSYEESLNKLKASMRTNSGPDMVQIYEAGTRFMVDSGFVLPMQNIISKYKIDISNLEENILAYYTINNKLYSIPMNTSVPICYYNKTILSKLGYEDGPKSWDDIITISQMVQQKNMSKWGIALSTNMWWFELMLLQQGVNLVDQNNGRSGAATRTVFAKDNLSYQIAEKWLYLYKNNYASNTGFSSSDCRTVFFSGMAPIILDSSSSLRDYIDVTSGKFELAVCALPTLNKGAANGGVTLGGASLYVIDNNKYTDKKLDSIAEFIKYLISADAQSILCLNTGYYSVTKTVYDLDSVKKNLQKYPQYVTVRDIMRESKSMGKGAIYGVFTEGRSTYKNYFEEMLLGEITPKECIDKSAHDIDILISEYNASNK is encoded by the coding sequence ATGAAAAAGAGACTCTTATCGGTGCTCTGCCTTACTTTAGTTCTTGGTATGGCTTTTGCTGCCGGAGGAAAAGAGACAGGCAAGACGGAACTTACGCTTTGGCACAGTTTTAGCGGCAACGCGGCAAAAGCGTTACAGATGATCGTAGACCAATTTAATACATCTCAAGATCGCATCCATGTGGACGCACAATACCAAGGGTCGTATGAAGAATCTCTTAACAAATTAAAAGCGTCCATGCGCACAAATTCCGGCCCGGATATGGTACAAATTTATGAAGCCGGCACGCGATTTATGGTAGACAGCGGATTTGTTCTGCCCATGCAGAATATCATCAGCAAATATAAAATTGATATATCAAATTTGGAAGAAAATATTCTGGCGTATTATACGATAAATAATAAGCTGTATTCGATACCCATGAATACATCCGTTCCTATCTGTTACTATAATAAAACAATCCTATCAAAATTAGGATATGAAGACGGTCCGAAATCTTGGGATGATATCATCACAATTTCACAAATGGTACAGCAAAAAAATATGTCGAAATGGGGAATTGCACTCTCAACGAATATGTGGTGGTTTGAATTAATGTTACTCCAGCAAGGTGTAAATTTAGTAGACCAAAATAACGGGCGAAGCGGAGCTGCAACCCGTACTGTGTTTGCAAAAGATAATTTATCTTATCAAATCGCGGAAAAGTGGCTGTATTTGTATAAAAACAACTACGCTTCGAACACCGGATTTTCATCTTCGGATTGTCGTACCGTATTCTTTTCCGGAATGGCTCCGATTATTCTGGATTCTTCCAGTTCATTGCGGGATTATATCGATGTAACAAGCGGTAAGTTTGAACTGGCCGTATGCGCTTTGCCTACATTGAACAAAGGAGCTGCAAACGGAGGAGTGACGCTGGGAGGCGCTTCTTTATACGTAATCGATAATAATAAATATACGGATAAAAAACTGGACTCAATTGCCGAATTTATTAAATACTTGATTTCCGCCGACGCACAATCAATATTATGTTTAAATACCGGTTATTATTCGGTAACTAAAACCGTGTATGACTTGGATTCCGTTAAAAAGAATTTGCAAAAATATCCTCAATATGTGACGGTGCGAGATATAATGAGAGAATCTAAAAGCATGGGAAAGGGTGCAATTTACGGTGTTTTCACGGAGGGGCGATCAACATATAAAAACTATTTTGAAGAAATGTTATTAGGTGAAATTACCCCGAAAGAATGTATCGATAAATCCGCACACGATATTGATATACTTATATCCGAATATAACGCGTCAAACAAATAG
- a CDS encoding aminotransferase class I/II-fold pyridoxal phosphate-dependent enzyme codes for MEKIEDIITDDTFSFTNIEMPVSMPLFQNSLFCFNCVDDLKKAIGDEFYSHLYSRGNNPTVELVERRIAEAEKGERAKLFASGVAAIYAVVSSQVQSGDHIICSDCAYSWAKYLCSTYLKRFNVSATFVNTKDIEAVKQAVRKNTKVLYLESPGSSVMRVSDLKALVEICKNNSIFSIIDNTWATPVFQNPLTFGIDAVVHSASKYLGGHSDVIGGCVISSNKNIEHIFKTEFLPTGAVPDPFQAWLIQRGMRTLKVRLDYHYKAALKVCDFLYAHNAVDEVFYPMHPKSPDYALASSQMKGGCGLLSVKLKTNDETKIKKAVDALNIFRIGVSWGGYESLILPLLATKGDPRVIRLHIGLENTDSLIEDLDKGLFLLK; via the coding sequence ATGGAAAAGATTGAAGATATTATTACCGACGATACGTTTTCGTTTACGAATATTGAAATGCCGGTTTCTATGCCGCTTTTTCAAAATTCATTGTTTTGCTTTAATTGCGTAGACGATTTAAAAAAGGCGATCGGCGACGAATTTTATTCTCATCTTTATTCCAGAGGAAACAATCCTACCGTAGAGCTGGTTGAACGCCGCATAGCCGAGGCGGAAAAAGGAGAGCGTGCAAAACTTTTTGCATCGGGGGTGGCCGCAATCTATGCAGTCGTTTCATCGCAAGTGCAAAGCGGCGACCATATAATCTGTTCGGATTGCGCATATTCATGGGCAAAATATCTTTGTTCGACGTATCTTAAACGCTTTAATGTTTCGGCTACCTTTGTCAACACAAAAGATATAGAAGCCGTCAAGCAAGCCGTGCGCAAAAACACAAAGGTACTGTATCTTGAATCGCCCGGCTCCTCGGTTATGAGAGTTTCCGATTTAAAAGCTTTGGTTGAAATTTGCAAAAACAATTCCATCTTTTCGATAATAGACAATACATGGGCGACCCCCGTGTTTCAAAACCCTTTGACTTTCGGAATAGACGCCGTAGTGCATTCCGCATCAAAGTATCTCGGCGGACACAGCGATGTTATCGGCGGCTGCGTTATATCGAGCAATAAAAATATCGAACATATTTTTAAAACCGAATTCCTGCCTACGGGAGCCGTTCCCGATCCTTTTCAAGCATGGCTCATCCAGCGCGGAATGCGGACGCTGAAAGTCCGCTTGGACTATCACTATAAAGCCGCCCTGAAGGTGTGCGATTTTTTATATGCGCACAATGCGGTGGACGAAGTATTTTATCCCATGCACCCTAAAAGTCCCGACTATGCGCTTGCATCGTCGCAAATGAAAGGCGGCTGCGGTTTGTTGTCTGTAAAATTAAAAACCAACGACGAAACAAAAATTAAAAAAGCGGTTGACGCTTTGAACATATTCAGAATCGGCGTCAGCTGGGGCGGATACGAAAGTCTTATTCTTCCTCTGTTGGCAACAAAGGGAGATCCTCGCGTAATACGGCTGCATATCGGTCTTGAAAATACGGACTCGCTCATAGAGGATTTGGATAAAGGCTTGTTTTTGCTTAAATAG
- a CDS encoding PHP domain-containing protein has translation MASFIYETHMHTSQASACGKSPGKDYIQKYIDAGYSGIIITDHFFRGNCGINRNLPWEQRVHLFCQGYEDAKEAGYKANFPVFFGWEEYYDGDEFLVYGIDEKWMLKHPEMENWTRFEQYQQVHIAGGCVVQAHPFRERDYIKTIHLSTLCVDAVEGVNSDNSPECNGLAVRYAKMLGLPITGGSDNHCADTMRFEKLSGVVFETPLRDIHDYVSAILNRKPFKVHAQPENMIWREDAEIHTPVKIHGENDSIIQGDIKRFLRNGEF, from the coding sequence ATGGCGTCATTTATTTATGAAACTCATATGCATACATCTCAGGCAAGCGCGTGCGGAAAATCACCGGGAAAAGATTATATTCAAAAATATATAGACGCCGGATACTCCGGAATTATAATTACCGATCATTTTTTTCGCGGAAATTGCGGAATCAATAGAAATCTGCCATGGGAGCAGCGCGTTCACTTATTTTGCCAAGGCTATGAAGATGCAAAAGAAGCCGGTTATAAAGCAAATTTTCCCGTTTTCTTTGGATGGGAAGAATATTATGACGGTGACGAGTTCCTGGTTTACGGCATAGATGAGAAATGGATGCTGAAACATCCGGAAATGGAAAACTGGACCCGCTTTGAACAATATCAACAGGTTCACATAGCAGGAGGATGCGTCGTTCAAGCTCATCCTTTCCGTGAACGTGATTATATTAAGACAATCCATCTGTCTACCCTCTGTGTAGATGCCGTTGAAGGCGTGAATTCCGATAACAGCCCGGAATGCAACGGTCTTGCCGTAAGATATGCAAAAATGCTGGGGCTTCCTATTACGGGCGGCTCCGACAATCACTGTGCGGACACCATGCGATTTGAAAAACTTTCGGGTGTCGTATTTGAAACGCCCCTGCGTGATATTCACGATTATGTAAGCGCCATATTAAATCGTAAACCGTTTAAAGTACACGCCCAACCGGAAAATATGATCTGGCGTGAAGACGCCGAAATTCACACACCGGTAAAAATTCACGGTGAAAACGATAGCATAATACAGGGCGATATTAAGCGTTTTTTACGTAACGGAGAATTTTAG
- a CDS encoding carbohydrate ABC transporter permease produces MASSVMIGQIILASMAAFSFSHFKFKTKQIIFMAFLATMMIPAESLVISNYLTIGDMRLYDTYLAMILPNLASAMSIFFMRQAFMQIPTALYEAARIEGCSNFRYLFTMLLPMSKGSIGAICIYTFIKAWNAYLWPLLVTNKTNMRTVQIGVGMLYDREAASYNMIMAGIVIVLIPSIIVFIVGQRQILSGSLSGAIKG; encoded by the coding sequence ATGGCTTCTTCGGTAATGATCGGACAGATTATTCTGGCGAGTATGGCCGCTTTTTCTTTCTCTCATTTTAAATTTAAAACCAAACAAATCATCTTTATGGCATTTCTGGCAACCATGATGATCCCGGCGGAATCATTAGTTATCAGCAATTATTTAACAATCGGCGATATGAGACTGTATGACACATATCTGGCCATGATATTGCCTAATCTTGCTTCGGCAATGTCAATCTTCTTTATGCGGCAAGCCTTTATGCAAATACCTACGGCATTGTATGAAGCGGCCAGAATTGAAGGATGCAGCAATTTCAGATATTTATTTACAATGCTTCTGCCTATGTCTAAAGGCTCTATCGGAGCAATCTGTATTTACACATTTATAAAAGCGTGGAATGCTTACCTATGGCCGCTTTTGGTGACAAATAAAACCAATATGAGGACAGTACAGATAGGCGTGGGAATGCTTTACGACAGAGAAGCCGCGTCATATAATATGATTATGGCAGGTATCGTTATTGTACTTATTCCTTCAATAATAGTTTTTATCGTTGGACAAAGGCAAATTCTTTCCGGCTCGCTATCGGGAGCTATAAAGGGATAA